One Ananas comosus cultivar F153 linkage group 23, ASM154086v1, whole genome shotgun sequence genomic window carries:
- the LOC109728450 gene encoding uncharacterized membrane protein At1g06890 — protein sequence MGDSKIGTVGALSLSVVSSVSIVICNKALISTLGFTFATTLTSWHLLVTFCSLHVALWMKLFEHKPFDPRAVMGFGILNGISIGLLNLSLGFNSVGFYQMTKLAIIPCTILLETLFFRKRFSRSIQFSLTILLLGVGIATVTDLQLNLLGSVLSLLAVFTTCIAQIMTNTIQKRFKVSSTQLLYQSCPYQALTLFIVGPFLDGLLTNQNVFAFNYTPQVLVFIVLSCLISVSVNFSTFLVIGKTSPVTYQVLGHLKTCLVLTFGYVLLHDPFNWRNIVGILIALVGMILYSYFCSMESQQKTAESSTQLSQAKESESDPLIGVENGSDGLASKGPIWSSNKDLQA from the exons ATGGGCGATAGCAAGATTGGGACGGTGGGGGCGCTGAGCCTATCCGTGGTGTCGTCGGTGTCGATCGTGATCTGCAACAAGGCCCTGATTAGTACCCTCGGCTTCACATTCG CTACTACTTTGACGAGCTGGCATCTCCTGGTCACATTTTGTTCGCTTCATGTGGCACTTTGGATGAAATTATTCGAACACAAACCTTTTGATCCAAGGGCAGTAATGGGCTTTGGAATACTGAATGGAATCTCTATCGGGCTGCTGAACTTAAGTCTTGGTTTCAATTCTGTTGGTTTTTATCAG ATGACAAAACTGGCAATTATTCCTTGCACTATATTATTAGAGACACTTTTCTTCAGGAAGAGATTCAG TCGGAGCATCCAGTTTTCACTCACCATTCTTCTACTCGGTGTTGGTATCGCGACAGTGACTGATCTTCAACTCAATCTTTTGGGATCTGTCTTATCTCTGCTTGCAGTATTCACGACTTGCATCGCACAAATT ATGACAAACACTATCCAGAAGAGATTCAAAGTCTCTTCGACCCAACTCTTGTATCAATCGTGCCCATATCAAGCATTGACTTTGTTCATAGTTGGCCCATTTCTTGATGGGCTTTTAACTAACCAGAATGTGTTCGCTTTCAATTATACTCCTCAAGTTTTG GTTTTCATTGTGCTTTCGTGCCTAATATCTGTCTCTGTCAACTTCAGCACATTTCTGGTTATTGGGAAGACATCCCCTGTGACTTATCAAGTCTTAGGGCATTTGAAAACCTGCCTGGTCCTAACATTTGGCTATGTTTTACTTCATGATCCATTTAATTGGAGGAACATAGTAGGAATTCTAATCGCGTTAGTTGGGATGATCTTGTATTCTTACTTCTGCTCGATGGAGAGCCAACAAAAGACGGCTGAATCGTCAACCCAGCTATCTCAG GCCAAGGAAAGTGAATCCGACCCTCTAATCGGCGTAGAAAATGGATCGGATGGCTTGGCGTCGAAAGGCCCGATATGGAGCTCGAACAAAGATTTACAAGCATGA
- the LOC109728447 gene encoding non-specific lipid-transfer protein 1-like, with protein MAWAAPSKQRAVVLCLLIIAAAVAPAARAAISCSDVYSELLPCLDYMQSGGAVPDDCCNGIRQLVASAGTTADRRAACGCIKSAASGVSGLNVGRAAALPKACGVLIPYKISPSTDCSKIN; from the exons ATGGCTTGGGCCGCGCCGAGCAAACAGCGAGCGGTTGTTTTGTGCCTGCTGATCATTGCGGCTGCGGTCGCGCCCGCGGCGAGGGCGGCGATCAGCTGCAGCGACGTGTACAGCGAGCTGCTGCCGTGCCTGGACTACATGCAGTCGGGCGGGGCGGTGCCCGACGACTGCTGCAACGGCATCCGGCAGCTGGTGGCCTCGGCCGGCACGACCGCCGACCGCCGCGCGGCCTGCGGCTGCATCAAGTCTGCCGCCTCGGGGGTCAGCGGGCTCAACGTCGGCCGCGCTGCCGCGCTGCCCAAGGCGTGCGGCGTCTTGATTCCCTACAAGATCAGCCCCTCCACTGACTGCTCCAA gATAAACTGA
- the LOC109728251 gene encoding probable serine/threonine-protein kinase PBL1, with amino-acid sequence MGCFTVLRSRKKRNMHVVNKKPITVTESTASRLPEPESSGPSLQSAPPSFRNRTKISQPANKMSNSRVRALSAPSSLIVDDQDALVTIEIDDQEENRGKGGGAVKEHRFSNPLPLPRPSQEDTSVLKNFGSFKSSNNFSGPIVTSGPLPLPPLGASGLRNFSYEEVSSACQLFSSDRCMSEGIMTTVYKATFGDDTVGSKKVEATVTRLLPSSQGLKEFVNGVNKLASLQHPNLCKLLGFHAQEGSNERMLVYERLYHGSLDRLIYGRSDGPSIDWATRMKVALCAARGLAFLHEEGPFQAMYNEFSTSNIQIDKDFSAKLSGYGFASCDTAADISNTSTATANLSVETLEKGLLTPKSNVWSFGIVLLELLTGRKNLDPRCPKEERNIVKSTRPFLTDDCRLSLIMDSRIKGRFPPKAARTVADLAVKCLQKDPSERPTMRAVVDALTNVQDMKYPCRYPLQEPSAVQGKVMLKSPSLNGIVASHASNFSPSPPSKAQISLSPRASTSVPLPPQTCSSMITLDEARVASTARKSASSVLPRPGVEGF; translated from the exons ATGGGCTGTTTCACTGTCTTGAGATCGAGGAAGAAGAGAAACATGCATGTAGTAAACAAGAAACCCATCACCGTGACTGAAAGCACTGCATCGAGACTCCCTGAACCCGAATCAAGTGGACCATCCTTGCAGTCTGCCCCTCCTAGTTTCAGAAATAGGACGAAAATCTCACAACCAGCTAATAAAATGTCTAACAGCAGAGTGCGGGCATTATCCGCTCCTTCGAGCCTTATTGTGGATGATCAAGATGCTCTGGTAACAATTGAAATCGATGATCAAGAAGAGAATAGGGGCAAAGGAGGGGGTGCGGTAAAGGAACATAGGTTTTCAAATCCTTTACCTCTGCCTCGTCCATCTCAGGAAGACACGTCGGTTTTGAAGAATTTCGGGAGCTTCAAATCCAGCAACAACTTTAGTGGGCCGATTGTCACTTCTGGTCCGCTACCGTTGCCTCCCTTGGGGGCGAGTGGGCTTCGGAACTTCTCTTATGAAGAGGTCTCTTCTGCTTGCCAGCTTTTTTCCAGTGATCGATGCATGTCAGAAGGCATAATGACAACTGTGTATAAGGCGACTTTCGGAGATGATACTGTTGGATCCAAGAAAGTCGAAGCTACAGTTACTCGATTACTTCCCTCCTCTCAG GGTTTGAAGGAATTTGTGAATGGGGTGAATAAGCTTGCATCACTGCAGCATCCAAATCTATGTAAATTGCTTGGATTTCATGCACAAGAGGGTTCAAATGAACGGATGTTGGTTTATGAGAGGCTCTATCATGGTAGCCTGGATAGGCTAATCTATGGCAGATCCGATGGCCCATCGATTGACTGGGCTACAAGGATGAAAGTTGCTCTCTGCGCCGCACGTGGACTAGCATTCTTGCACGAGGAAGGGCCTTTCCAG GCCATGTACAACGAGTTCTCAACTTCAAATATACAAATTGACAAGGATTTCAGTGCAAAGCTGTCGGGATATGGTTTTGCGAGCTGCGATACTGCGGCAGATATCTCAAATACATCTACG GCTACGGCGAACCTGTCGGTGGAGACGTTGGAGAAAGGCTTACTAACACCCAAGAGCAACGTATGGAGCTTCGGTATCGTCCTTCTCGAATTACTCACCGGAAGGAAGAACCTCGACCCCCGCTGCCCGAAAGAAGAACGGAACATCGTCAAGTCGACGCGTCCTTTCCTAACCGATGACTGCCGCCTCTCCCTTATAATGGATTCCCGCATCAAAGGCCGGTTCCCGCCGAAGGCCGCTCGCACCGTGGCAGACTTAGCCGTGAAATGCCTTCAGAAGGACCCCTCTGAGAGGCCCACGATGAGAGCCGTCGTCGATGCGTTGACGAACGTGCAGGACATGAAGTACCCGTGCCGGTACCCGCTTCAGGAGCCTTCCGCCGTCCAGGGAAAAGTAATGCTGAAATCTCCGAGCCTCAATGGGATTGTTGCGTCGCACGCTTCGAACTTTTCACCCTCGCCCCCGTCGAAGGCGCAGATTTCGCTCTCGCCCAGAGCGTCGACTTCCGTGCCACTCCCCCCTCAGACTTGTTCGTCGATGATTACGTTGGACGAGGCTAGGGTGGCAAGCACTGCTAGAAAATCCGCTTCTTCTGTTCTGCCGAGGCCCGGTGTTGAAGGATTTTGA
- the LOC109728342 gene encoding RING-H2 finger protein ATL74-like, which translates to MCSKYCEKYFCREQENPSSLPSAGGGERERATRRRRGGDASFDTNMGDHLAALRCALIFALGANSMPRCALPVRAAPRRGGRLAAGGVGVVAAARGGLKRARSADPGGGCTAAAAAAPDRRRRGGGGGGECAICLGSFARGEVRVLPRRHGFHVRCIDTWLAAHSSCPRAELAPPYRLRRAGAGAGAAGAEGR; encoded by the exons ATGTGCAGTAAGTATTGTGAAAAGTACTTTTGCAGGGAGCAAGAGAACCCCAGCTCCCTCCCCAG CGCCGGGGGCGGCGAACGGGAGCGCGccacgcggcggcggcgcggcggggaCGCGAGCTTCGACACGAACATGGGTGATCATCTCGCGGCGCTGCGATGTGCGCTGATATTCGCGCTGGGCGCTAACTCGATGCCGCGGTGCGCGCTCCCGGTGCGCGCGGCGCCTCGCCGCGGCGGACGCCTCGCGGcgggcggcgtcggcgtcgtgGCGGCCGCGCGCGGGGGGCTGAAGCGCGCGCGCTCCGCGGATCCCGGTGGAGGTTGTACGgccgcggcggctgcggcgccGGATCGGCGCCGGcgcgggggcggcggaggggggGAGTGCGCGATATGCTTGGGGAGTTTCGCGAGGGGAGAGGTGCGCGTGCTCCCACGTCGCCACGGCTTCCACGTGCGGTGCATCGACACGTGGCTCGCCGCCCACTCCTCCTGCCCACGTGCGGAGCTCGCTCCTCCGTATCGACTGCGGCgggccggcgccggcgccggcgccgccggcgCCGAGGGGAGATAA